Proteins encoded in a region of the Neodiprion virginianus isolate iyNeoVirg1 chromosome 2, iyNeoVirg1.1, whole genome shotgun sequence genome:
- the LOC124298350 gene encoding nose resistant to fluoxetine protein 6-like encodes MTGIVFLLCMSFGLMNGPVFADKNKLSNASYSERQLCLSTSLGSHQTSQVENSDDSQRAVPLSRSSSWWTDFPVLPLVFANSNTIPEGPCRKQVQRYLKELANSTLWAVQMFDASTKHPDGVLHGHTKHLGNFDQCYNLRAKLPPDEFSDTEEPDEVEGRYCLVRLRYQRKGVVPKRPEIFTLDFDPNLSVWNAIDYRGDFRRVKRHSVYLSLCVPASCSSQDVAAALTDPLKELADAREIDLNVTVKPSLCQARSDVPKDFTMGLKVFLIIVVALCVLVVAGSWYDISIYSLKEPAKDNELGDFFLCFSARRNLRSIFFTESSHRGLDCINLIRFFFMACVIFGHRLMQYCGYPLVESTYLEKAYAVPFSSIIFNGPIIVDGFFGVGGLLLAYGVLRELDRSKRLNFTALILIRFLRLTPLYMLVVLFNATVMPMMGSGPYWEARVGFERDNCAKNWWTNLLYINNYVHPNKMCMFQSWYLSVDYHLHIMGLFVLWAYWQLPRRLGYPFLCGLIALGIAIPFVITYVQDQQPLFLGLPFMREARNDPYFVGHYIKSHMRIGPYMVGVLAGAIVYDHKDATWRLPKGWSRFLFILLAVGFTVISQYLATKYFDPNSELHPLETAAYAGFHRAAFALGVCSIVVLITIGDGLDFHYNFMTPRWVPPLARLTYGAYLVHNIKQSYDVGATRSPRIFAINSCLWEFVPDMVYTFGISLLLSVVVEGPIRKIEKFILTKRPTKYPAEASNSNGIKKSN; translated from the exons ATGACTGGGATAGTTTTTCTACTGTGCATGTCGTTCGGCCTAATGAACGGTCCAGTTTTCgccgataaaaataaattgtctAACGCCAGCTACTCGGAGAGGCAATTATGCCTGTCAACCAGCCTCGGATCGCATCAGACATCGCAGGTAGAGAACTCCGACGATTCCCAAAGGGCGGTACCGCTCTCTCGAAGTTCTTCGTGGTGGACCGACTTCCCCGTTCTGCCCTTGGTATTCGCTAATTCAAACACTATTCCGGAGGGTCCTTGCAGGAAACAGGTGCAACGGTACCTCAAGGAACTCGCCAATTCCACGCTGTGGGCCGTCCAGA TGTTCGACGCCTCAACGAAGCATCCAGACGGCGTGCTACACGGTCATACCAAACATTTGGGAAACTTCGACCAATGCTACAACTTACGAGCAAAACTTCCGCCGGATGAATTCTCTGACACTGAAGAGCCTGACGAGGTCGAGGGTCGCTACTGTTTGGTTCGCTTGCGTTACCAGCGGAAAGGTGTGGTACCGAAACGCCCGGAAATTTTCACCCTCGACTTTGACCCAAATCTATCCGTCTGGAACGCGATTGAC TACAGGGGAGACTTTCGCCGTGTCAAACGACACTCTGTGTACCTGTCGCTTTGCGTTCCGGCTAGCTGCAGCTCTCAAGATGTTGCGGCGGCGTTGACGGATCCTTTAAAGGAGTTGGCGGACGCCCGAGAAATAGACCTGAATGTTACAGTGAAGCCATCGCTTTGCCAAGCACGTAGCGATGTCCCCAAGGATTTCACCATGGGGTTAAAGGTTTTTCT TATCATAGTTGTGGCGCTGTGCGTCCTCGTGGTAGCAGGCTCGTGGTACGACATCAGCATCTATTCTCTGAAGGAACCAGCCAAGGACAACGAACTCGGAGACTTCTTCCTCTGCTTTTCCGCACGACGCAACTTGCGctctatttttttcaccgagaGTTCTCATCGTGGTCTCGATTGCATAAATTTGATCCGTTTCTTCTTCATGGCATGCGTAATATTCGGTCACAGATTGATGCAGTACTGCGGCTACCCGCTCGTGGAGTCAACGTACCTCGAAAAG GCCTACGCCGTACCCTTTTCTTCGATAATATTCAACGGACCGATCATCGTCGACGGGTTCTTCGGTGTCGGAGGTCTTCTTCTGGCCTACGGTGTGCTTCGTGAACTTGATCGGAGTAAACGGTTGAATTTCACTGCGCTCATACTGATCAGATTTTTACG GTTGACACCTCTTTACATGCTAGTCGTCTTGTTCAATGCTACCGTGATGCCGATGATGGGATCCGGTCCGTACTGGGAAGCCAGAGTGGGTTTTGAAAGGGATAATTGCGCGAAAAATTGGTGGACTAATCTCTTGTATATTAACAACTACGTACATCCCAACAAGATG TGTATGTTTCAATCCTGGTATTTATCGGTGGATTATCACCTTCACATCATGGGACTCTTTGTCTTATGGGCTTATTGGCAACTTCCGAGAAGACTGGGCTACCCGTTCCTCTGTGGTTTGATCGCATTGGGCATTGCCATTCCCTTCGTCATTACCTATGTTCAGGACCAGCAACCATTATTCCTAGGATTGCCTTT CATGCGGGAAGCTAGAAATGATCCGTATTTCGTCGGTCACTATATTAAATCACACATGAGAATTGGTCCCTACATGGTTGGCGTATTGGCTGGGGCAATTGTCTACGACCATAAAGATGCCACGTGGAGACTCCCCAAG GGTTGGTCacgatttctttttattttactggCAGTCGGATTCACTGTCATTAGCCAGTATTTGGCTACCAAGTATTTCGACCCCAATAGTGAGCTGCATCCACTTGAGACAGCCGCCTACGCTGGGTTCCACAGAGCAGCGTTTGCTCTTGGAGTATGTTCGATCGTTGTTCTGATCACAATTGGGGATGGTTTGG ACTTTCATTACAACTTTATGACACCACGCTGGGTCCCACCCCTTGCGAGACTCACTTACGGTGCTTATCTTGTCCACAATATTAAGCAATCCTACGACGTCGGTGCTACTAGAAGCCCTCGCATATTTGCCATTAACAGCTGC CTTTGGGAATTCGTGCCAGACATGGTCTACACCTTTGGTATATCTCTGCTGCTGTCCGTGGTTGTCGAAGGGCCGATACGAAAGATTGAGAAGTTCATACTCACGAAACGACCAACCAAATATCCCGCGGAAGC atcgAATTCCAACGGCATCAAAAAGAGCAACTGA
- the LOC124298357 gene encoding tyrosine-protein phosphatase non-receptor type 14 isoform X1 encodes MPFKFHLKKSRQYNVISKNQYVICVELLDTGSIECTLDVQSLGHECLTNVAQRLGLGQPEFFGLSYISHHGSPATRWVQMDKPLKRQLEKEARSFNLRLRVMYFITDVQLIQDEITRYHYYLQLKMDVIDGRIHCNSREASTLASYSMQAEFGNYDPQRHTAEYLQQCILFSKNVIQADSSGQDSLLSAAIVRYKNLSGLTQAAAEELYVSIAVHLEGYGRETFAAKDDANNEIFLGISMNGIIIGYSNVQLTSFYSSTYIICYRWKDISNVINHKKTFKIECQAENEEPKQFHFSDARTAKYVWRLCISQHTFYMQHQESNLVNKMSNSHLDPDNIDVRDEIRDVNIDNEAKATSQAHFNSCNDISSSPFPVAASSINLDTLRALLPSYRPAPDYDTAVQRKYNTAPNGSHHYYANQSNVHSPSLAHEVCMSTIISPELSSLLGNAVNRSRY; translated from the exons ATGCCgttcaaatttcatctaaaaaaaagtcgacaGTACAATGTTATATCTAAGAATCAGTATGTAATTTGTGTCGAGCTTTTGGACACAGGATCAATAGAATGTACCTTGGATGTACAAAGCCTGGGCCACGAATGTCTGACCAATGTAGCGCAGAGGCTAGGTCTTGGACAGCCAGAATTCTTCGGACTGAGCTATATCTCTCATCATGGATCGCCAGCAACGCGCTGGGTCCAGATGGACAAACCTCTTAAACGGCAACTTGAAAAGGAAGCTAGAAGCTTTAATTTGCGACTTAGAgttatgtattttattaccGATGTCCAGCTCATACAGGATGAAATAACGAG GTATCACTATTATCTACAACTGAAAATGGATGTTATCGATGGTAGAATTCACTGTAACTCTAGAGAGGCAAGCACCTTGGCAAGCTATTCGATGCAGGCAGAATTTGGCAATTACGACCCTCAACGACACACCGCAGAGTATCTTCAGCAGTGCAtactattttcaaaa AACGTTATACAAGCTGATTCTAGCGGGCAAGACTCATTACTTTCAGCAGCCATTGTTCGATACAAGAACCTTTCTGGTCTTACACAAGCTGCCGCAGAAGAACTTTATGTGTCTATTGCTGTACATCTGGAGGGCTATGGCCGAGAAACATTTGCTGCTAAG GATGATGCAAATAACGAAATCTTTCTTGGAATTTCAATGAACGGAATCATCATTGGGTACTCTAACGTGCAGCTGACATCATTTTACAG TTCTACCTATATAATATGTTACAGATGGAAAGATATTAGCAATGTAATCAATcataaaaaaacattcaaaatcGAATGTCAAGCTGAAAATGAAGAACCCAAGCAGTTTCATTTTAGTGATGCGCGAACAGCGAAGTATGTTTGGCGATTATGTATATCTCAGCATACATTCTACATGCAACACCAAGAGTCTAATCTCGTCAATAAAATGAGTAATAGTCATCTA gATCCTGATAATATTGATGTAAGAGATGAAATAAGAGACGTAAATATCGATAATGAAGCCAAAGCTACAAGTCAGGCACATTTCAATAGCTGCAATGATATATCCTCGTCGCCATTCCCTGTCGCTGCATCATCTATCAATTTGGATACACTTCGTGCCTTACTTCCATCTTATAGACCGGCACCTGATTATGATACTGCCGTGCAAAGAAAATACAATACTGCCCCAAATGGTTCACATCACTATTACGCGAACCAATCGAATGTACATTCGCCCTCACTTGCGCACGAAGTTTGTATGTCAACAATTATCAGCCCTGAATTATCGTCTCTactcggtaatgcagtgaaCAGAAGTAGATATTGA
- the LOC124298357 gene encoding tyrosine-protein phosphatase non-receptor type 14 isoform X2 has protein sequence MPFKFHLKKSRQYNVISKNQYVICVELLDTGSIECTLDVQSLGHECLTNVAQRLGLGQPEFFGLSYISHHGSPATRWVQMDKPLKRQLEKEARSFNLRLRVMYFITDVQLIQDEITRYHYYLQLKMDVIDGRIHCNSREASTLASYSMQAEFGNYDPQRHTAEYLQQCILFSKNVIQADSSGQDSLLSAAIVRYKNLSGLTQAAAEELYVSIAVHLEGYGRETFAAKDDANNEIFLGISMNGIIIGYSNVQLTSFYRWKDISNVINHKKTFKIECQAENEEPKQFHFSDARTAKYVWRLCISQHTFYMQHQESNLVNKMSNSHLDPDNIDVRDEIRDVNIDNEAKATSQAHFNSCNDISSSPFPVAASSINLDTLRALLPSYRPAPDYDTAVQRKYNTAPNGSHHYYANQSNVHSPSLAHEVCMSTIISPELSSLLGNAVNRSRY, from the exons ATGCCgttcaaatttcatctaaaaaaaagtcgacaGTACAATGTTATATCTAAGAATCAGTATGTAATTTGTGTCGAGCTTTTGGACACAGGATCAATAGAATGTACCTTGGATGTACAAAGCCTGGGCCACGAATGTCTGACCAATGTAGCGCAGAGGCTAGGTCTTGGACAGCCAGAATTCTTCGGACTGAGCTATATCTCTCATCATGGATCGCCAGCAACGCGCTGGGTCCAGATGGACAAACCTCTTAAACGGCAACTTGAAAAGGAAGCTAGAAGCTTTAATTTGCGACTTAGAgttatgtattttattaccGATGTCCAGCTCATACAGGATGAAATAACGAG GTATCACTATTATCTACAACTGAAAATGGATGTTATCGATGGTAGAATTCACTGTAACTCTAGAGAGGCAAGCACCTTGGCAAGCTATTCGATGCAGGCAGAATTTGGCAATTACGACCCTCAACGACACACCGCAGAGTATCTTCAGCAGTGCAtactattttcaaaa AACGTTATACAAGCTGATTCTAGCGGGCAAGACTCATTACTTTCAGCAGCCATTGTTCGATACAAGAACCTTTCTGGTCTTACACAAGCTGCCGCAGAAGAACTTTATGTGTCTATTGCTGTACATCTGGAGGGCTATGGCCGAGAAACATTTGCTGCTAAG GATGATGCAAATAACGAAATCTTTCTTGGAATTTCAATGAACGGAATCATCATTGGGTACTCTAACGTGCAGCTGACATCATTTTACAG ATGGAAAGATATTAGCAATGTAATCAATcataaaaaaacattcaaaatcGAATGTCAAGCTGAAAATGAAGAACCCAAGCAGTTTCATTTTAGTGATGCGCGAACAGCGAAGTATGTTTGGCGATTATGTATATCTCAGCATACATTCTACATGCAACACCAAGAGTCTAATCTCGTCAATAAAATGAGTAATAGTCATCTA gATCCTGATAATATTGATGTAAGAGATGAAATAAGAGACGTAAATATCGATAATGAAGCCAAAGCTACAAGTCAGGCACATTTCAATAGCTGCAATGATATATCCTCGTCGCCATTCCCTGTCGCTGCATCATCTATCAATTTGGATACACTTCGTGCCTTACTTCCATCTTATAGACCGGCACCTGATTATGATACTGCCGTGCAAAGAAAATACAATACTGCCCCAAATGGTTCACATCACTATTACGCGAACCAATCGAATGTACATTCGCCCTCACTTGCGCACGAAGTTTGTATGTCAACAATTATCAGCCCTGAATTATCGTCTCTactcggtaatgcagtgaaCAGAAGTAGATATTGA
- the LOC124298357 gene encoding tyrosine-protein phosphatase non-receptor type 21 isoform X3 produces MDKPLKRQLEKEARSFNLRLRVMYFITDVQLIQDEITRYHYYLQLKMDVIDGRIHCNSREASTLASYSMQAEFGNYDPQRHTAEYLQQCILFSKNVIQADSSGQDSLLSAAIVRYKNLSGLTQAAAEELYVSIAVHLEGYGRETFAAKDDANNEIFLGISMNGIIIGYSNVQLTSFYSSTYIICYRWKDISNVINHKKTFKIECQAENEEPKQFHFSDARTAKYVWRLCISQHTFYMQHQESNLVNKMSNSHLDPDNIDVRDEIRDVNIDNEAKATSQAHFNSCNDISSSPFPVAASSINLDTLRALLPSYRPAPDYDTAVQRKYNTAPNGSHHYYANQSNVHSPSLAHEVCMSTIISPELSSLLGNAVNRSRY; encoded by the exons ATGGACAAACCTCTTAAACGGCAACTTGAAAAGGAAGCTAGAAGCTTTAATTTGCGACTTAGAgttatgtattttattaccGATGTCCAGCTCATACAGGATGAAATAACGAG GTATCACTATTATCTACAACTGAAAATGGATGTTATCGATGGTAGAATTCACTGTAACTCTAGAGAGGCAAGCACCTTGGCAAGCTATTCGATGCAGGCAGAATTTGGCAATTACGACCCTCAACGACACACCGCAGAGTATCTTCAGCAGTGCAtactattttcaaaa AACGTTATACAAGCTGATTCTAGCGGGCAAGACTCATTACTTTCAGCAGCCATTGTTCGATACAAGAACCTTTCTGGTCTTACACAAGCTGCCGCAGAAGAACTTTATGTGTCTATTGCTGTACATCTGGAGGGCTATGGCCGAGAAACATTTGCTGCTAAG GATGATGCAAATAACGAAATCTTTCTTGGAATTTCAATGAACGGAATCATCATTGGGTACTCTAACGTGCAGCTGACATCATTTTACAG TTCTACCTATATAATATGTTACAGATGGAAAGATATTAGCAATGTAATCAATcataaaaaaacattcaaaatcGAATGTCAAGCTGAAAATGAAGAACCCAAGCAGTTTCATTTTAGTGATGCGCGAACAGCGAAGTATGTTTGGCGATTATGTATATCTCAGCATACATTCTACATGCAACACCAAGAGTCTAATCTCGTCAATAAAATGAGTAATAGTCATCTA gATCCTGATAATATTGATGTAAGAGATGAAATAAGAGACGTAAATATCGATAATGAAGCCAAAGCTACAAGTCAGGCACATTTCAATAGCTGCAATGATATATCCTCGTCGCCATTCCCTGTCGCTGCATCATCTATCAATTTGGATACACTTCGTGCCTTACTTCCATCTTATAGACCGGCACCTGATTATGATACTGCCGTGCAAAGAAAATACAATACTGCCCCAAATGGTTCACATCACTATTACGCGAACCAATCGAATGTACATTCGCCCTCACTTGCGCACGAAGTTTGTATGTCAACAATTATCAGCCCTGAATTATCGTCTCTactcggtaatgcagtgaaCAGAAGTAGATATTGA
- the LOC124298355 gene encoding phosphatidylserine lipase ABHD16A, which produces MSIIRILFKCLLSPRLYKIYDTGPIDKLYEPRNLERWGDQILTSFTLMWSFSLYAIPFVATFMYRRSYPLADQICSLTKVAAGAGVILFASLVARGYSRATNPVYIKFVQTLNKAKARYDSESKRQLLQYDFEFWAWPVDFDFPKEIRDRDLKKALHRMDRNESARRQGELLMALPCRLVSYVVAHTLAVKLMYPGCISILNYAMASTLLQGRLDLIKRGGTRSKLATVDGNYIDTMFVDQRNKSTHGNTLVVACEGNCGFYEIGILGTPLSKGYSVLGWNHPGFGGSTGLPYPSQEQNGIDCVMGFAIHCLGFLESQIILYGWSIGGYTATWAAMHYPSVSSVVLDATFDDVLPLAISRMPRPLERLVRTTVREHLNLNIAEQLVRYHGPVLLIRRTEDEMVCAVTESSENNSGTDNVDENNVTWNRGNHLLAKLLARRYPHVLQSTPEISLLRKFLSVASPHARRSILEQAGVNDEECIAMIKNYLTARGNVVTYPSDLGESCELSDRLKLTLFLATKYMKDQHSQHCTPLVKELFHPGWDPATLTK; this is translated from the exons ATGTCGATAATCAGAATATTGTTCAAATGTTTGCTCAGTCCACGCTTGTACAAGATATACGACACCGGACCAATTGAC AAACTCTACGAGCCACGGAATCTCGAACGATGGGGCGATCAGATACTCACCTCC TTTACTTTGATGTGGTCGTTCAGCCTCTATGCCATCCCGTTTGTAGCTACTTTTATGTATCGTCGCAGCTACCCCTTGGCTGACCAGATATGCTCATTGACAAAGGTCGCAGCTGGAGCAGGAGTAATTTTATTCGCCTCCCTGGTTGCTCGAGGTTACTCAAGAGCCACAAATCCAGTATACATTAAGTTTGTTCAAACTCTAAACAAAGCCAAGGCACGCTATGATTCCGAGTCTAAAAGACAACTGCTtcagtacgattttgaattttgggCATGGCCGGTTGACTTTGATTTTCCCAAGGAGATCAG AGACCGAGATCTAAAAAAAGCGCTACATAGAATGGATAGAAACGAAAGTGCTCGTAGGCAAGGAGAACTATTGATGGCCCTTCCATGTAGGCTCGTTTCCTATGTTGTAGCACATACCCTTGCGGTGAAGCTTATGTACCCGGGATGCATCTCAATTCTAAATTATGCCATGG CATCTACACTCTTGCAAGGAAGACTTGATCTGATCAAAAGGGGTGGGACAAGATCGAAATTGGCTACCGTAGATGGAAATTACATTGACACGATGTTTGTTGATCAACGTAAcaa GTCAACTCATGGCAATACTCTAGTTGTAGCATGCGAAGGAAATTGTGGATTTTATGAGATCGGAATCCTAGGTACGCCACTCAGCAAAGGCTACTCGGTACTAGGATGGAATCACCCTGGTTTTGGGGGTAGCACG GGCTTGCCATATCCGTCGCAAGAACAGAATGGAATCGATTGTGTGATGGGCTTTGCCATCCATTGTCTGGGATTCTTGGAAAGTCAGATAATACTGTATGGTTGGAGCATCGGAGGATACACGGCGACTTGGGCAGCAATGCACTATCCTTCTGTTTCCAGTGTG GTCCTTGACGCAACTTTTGACGATGTTTTGCCACTCGCAATTTCAAGAATGCCAAGACCACTTGAAAGACTTGTCCGTACTACAGTCAGGGAACATCTGAATTTAAACATTGCTGAACAACTAGTCAG ATATCATGGTCCAGTGCTGTTGATAAGACGAACGGAGGATGAAATGGTGTGCGCAGTTACAGAAAGCTCAGAGAACAATTCTGGTACAGACAATGTAGATGAAAATAACGTCACGTGGAATCGTGGTAATCATTTATTGGCTAAGCTACTGGCACGTCGTTACCCGCACGTACTTCAAAGCACCCCAGAAATATCACTACTTAGAAAATTTCTGTCTGTAGCAAGCCCACACGCGCGAC GATCTATCCTTGAGCAGGCAGGAGTTAACGATGAAGAATGTATTGCAATGATAAAGAATTATCTGACTGCACGGGGTAATGTCGTTACATATCCATCAGATCTTGGGGAAAGTTGTGAGCTTTCTGATAGGCTTAAGCTGACATTATTTCTA GCAACTAAATATATGAAAGATCAGCACTCGCAGCATTGTACGCCATTGGTCAAGGAGCTTTTTCACCCTGGATGGGACCCAGCAACACTCACCAAGTGA
- the LOC124298356 gene encoding alpha-1,3-mannosyl-glycoprotein 4-beta-N-acetylglucosaminyltransferase B: MVSNVVTLTPIRRRCLFLLIVILVPCCILNLISSPEMHEETSLQNNIAELHAKLQHLNAKYMNSQEEINLLSHQLSQLLDSSHTLPDIQFLINNGSSNNTSIKLPSIYNFLPHLLYDANSLRPAFFQGKGRTGASVVLGVPTVKREVQSYLLATLKNLIDFMSSSEAAETIIVVFVAETDLEYVAYVAKQIEVQFPEECEVGLIEVISPSTHYYPDLSKLRDTLGDNHQRVVWRTKQNLDFAFLMSYARNKGTFYVQLEDDILAKKSFITTMKSYALRKISSREEWFVLDFCQLGFIGKMFKCVDLPWLVQFILMFHNDKPVDWLLDHLVSTKVCNLDKDSKHCKMAKAELWLHYKPSLFQHIGTHSSLKGKVQKLKDNQFGKITLFYGHINPDATVETQIKPYKQYTLQKAYKGESFFWGLLPQPGDHLRFKFIDPIFIKKYLFRSGNAEHPLDRFYNTTVEVLPADFVSINRNANNVTEDGYIIIGKFDTLGVAEGTVDSSLGKIAVLRLTVHSESDNWAILSEIHIVEEQPS; this comes from the exons ATGGTGTCGAACGTCGTCACCCTGACTCCGATACGGCGCCGCTGTCTCTTCCTTCTCATTGTTATATTGGTGCCCTGCTGTATACTGAATCTCATATCTTCACCTGAAATGCATGAGGAAACTTCCCTGCAGAACAACATAGCGGAGTTGCACGCAAAGCTCCAGCACCTCAACGCCAAGTACATGAACAGTCAGGAGGAGATTAATTTGTTATCGCATCAGCTGTCTCAACTCTTGGACAGCAGCCATACTCTTCCTGATATCCAGTTTTTGATCAACAACGGTAGCTCCAACAACACCAGCATCAAGTTACCGtcgatttacaattttttgccTCATTTACTATACGATGCTAATAGCCTTCGTCCAGCCTTCTTTCAAGGTAAAGGTCGCACTGGAGCCAGTGTTGTGCTCGGTGTTCCAACCGTCAAGAGAGAAGTTCAAAGCTACCTGCTCGCCACGCTTAAGAACTTGATCGATTTCATGAGCAGTTCAGAAGCAGCTGAAACGATTATCGTTGTATTCGTAGCTGAG accGACTTGGAATACGTTGCCTATGTTGCCAAGCAAATTGAGGTTCA GTTCCCCGAAGAGTGTGAAGTTGGACTAATAGAGGTGATATCTCCATCTACGCACTACTACCCTGATTTGAGTAAACTTCGTGACACGTTAGGTGACAATCACCAGCGTGTCGTTTGGAGGACCAAACAAAATCTAGACTTTGCATTTCTTATGTCGTATGCTCGTAATAAAGGGACATTTTACGTTCAACTAGAAGATGATATACTGGCAAAAAAGAGTTTTATAACAACCATGAAATCTTATGCTTTGCGCAAAATTAGTTCAAGGGAGGAATGGTTTGTACTTGATTTTTGCCAGCTGGGTTTCATAG GAAAAATGTTCAAATGCGTGGATTTACCTTGGCTTGTACAATTTATCTTGATGTTTCACAATGACAAGCCTGTGGATTGGTTGCTAGATCATCTAGTGTCTACAAAGGTTTGCAATTTGGACAAAGACAGT AAACATTGTAAGATGGCTAAAGCTGAATTATGGTTGCACTACAAACCGTCGCTCTTTCAACACATCGGCACTCATTCTTCGTTGAAAGGAAAAGTACAAAAACTAAAG GACAATCAGTTTGGAAAAATAACGCTGTTTTATGGGCACATAAATCCTGACGCGACAGTGGAAACGCAAATAAAGCCCTATAAACAATACACCTTGCAAAAAGCATACAAAGGCGAATCATTCTTCTGGGGGCTTTTGCCGCAGCCGGGAGACCATTTGCGTTTCAAGTTCATTGATccaatttttataaagaa aTATTTGTTCCGTAGTGGGAATGCGGAGCATCCATTGGATCGATTTTATAACACTACTGTTGAAGTTTTGCCTGCagattttgtatcgatcaATAGAAATGCAAACAACGTTACGGAGGATGGTTACATCATCATAG GTAAATTTGATACGCTCGGAGTAGCCGAAGGTACGGTGGACAGCAGTTTAGGAAAAATAGCGGTATTACGTCTGACTGTTCATAGCGAGAGTGACAACTGGGCTATTCTTTCTGAG ATACACATTGTGGAGGAGCAGCCGAGCTGA
- the LOC124298358 gene encoding transmembrane protein 208, whose amino-acid sequence MAPPTKSTKVATRGAKQILEENASTLSFYRNMVFGAAGIYLTAMMVFFAFTTFTITLTILTGLIHVACYQFMAYMARAKYAESGQLIDSGVDLNMEGGIAEHVKDLIILTSGVQVLSLISNYFWFLWLLAPLRGGWMLWTKILSPWFFAAPQEQPEIDEKKQRKMERKMAKRH is encoded by the exons ATGGCG CCACCCACAAAAAGCACTAAGGTAGCGACGAGAGGAGCCAAACAAATACTGGAAGAAAATGCATCGACCCTCAGTTTTTACAGAAACATGGTATTTGGAGCAGCTGGTATTTACCTCACAGCAATGATGGTCTTCTTTGCATTCACCACTTTTACTATT ACTTTGACAATATTAACGGGATTGATACACGTAGCTTGTTATCAATTCATGGCATATATGGCCCGTGCAAAGTATGCTGAATCTGGCCAGCTCATTGATTCAGGAGTTGACTTGAATATGGAAGGCGGAATCGCTGA GCACGTTAAGGATCTGATCATCCTAACGTCCGGTGTACAAGTGCTGTCTCTGATTTCAAACTACTTCTGGTTTTTGTGGCTATTG GCGCCGCTGCGGGGGGGCTGGATGTTATGGACAAAAATACTGTCGCCGTGGTTTTTTGCCGCACCTCAGGAGCAGCCGGAGATTGACGAGAAAAAACAGCGCAAGATGGAGAGAAAAATGGCAAAGCGTCATTAA